From Mobula hypostoma chromosome 8, sMobHyp1.1, whole genome shotgun sequence, the proteins below share one genomic window:
- the hyls1 gene encoding centriolar and ciliogenesis-associated protein HYLS1 isoform X2, producing MVDDVMAALNFTDQDIQEQLNLLGYHNVPQHQLREFRKDLEELIKHEYSKSQGSSNASSESCVSQMRNSSLEQPILATQCTSQQDFSSEKENLLSYKRDIFHGYPSKFHQSDSYSRYTVAPNLCRSTSAPSKLIIQKSPDQESNSSQMQSENSRTSSPETLPESNRRPNIKRKVLRKKNGQFHVYDESTITETESDAGSEFGQNRFQPLSNIAESDTESEEFSSVLGRRPNSAQPFFTKDLWTQKLIGGEGYSCLSNAPKSFIRPIMDHPHTRNLKKTDPVAKYFEYKRNWETFKTPGEKDRKELRWGIREQMLYKSQLPQKPQHIYVPNNYIVPTDKKRSALRWQIRHELANGTVPQKFFCSL from the exons ATGGTCGATGACG TAATGGCTGCACTTAACTTCACTGATCAAGATATTCAAGAGCAGTTGAATTTGTTGGGCTATCACAATGTCCCACAACATCAACTTCGAGAGTTCAGGAAAG ATCTGGAAGAACTGATCAAACATGAGTATTCAAAGTCTCAAGGCTCCAGTAATGccagttcagaatcatgtg TTTCACAGATGAGAAATAGTTCCTTGGAACAGCCCATTTTAGCCACCCAGTGTACATCGCAACAAGATTTCAGCTCTGAAAAAGAGAATCTG CTTTCATATAAAAGGGATATTTTCCATGGTTACCCTTCAAAATTTCATCAGAGCGACTCATACAGCCGGTATACAGTTGCCCCGAATCTGTGCAGAAGCACATCAGCACCATCTAAGTTAATTATTCAGAAAAGCCCAGATCAGGAGAGTAACAGCAGTCAGATGCAATCTGAGAACAGCAGGACAAGCAGCCCTGAAACACTCCCTGAAAGCAACAGAAGACCTAATATTAAGAGAAAAGTATTGCG GAAGAAGAATGGACAGTTTCATGTTTATGATGAGTCGACAATCACTGAAACAGAGTCTG ATGCAGGCAGTGAATTTGGACAGAACAGATTTCAGCCCCTCAGCAATATAGCAGAGTCTGACACAGAAAGTGAAGAATTCAGCAGCGTGCTTGGAAGGCGACCAAATTCTGCCCAGCCCTTCTTCACAAAAGATCTG TGGACCCAAAAACTTATAGGAGGTGAAGGCTACAGTTGTCTCTCGAATGCACCAAAGTCAT TTATAAGACCAATAATGGACCATCCTCACACAAGAAACTTAAAGAAAACTGATCCTGTAGCAAA ATATTTTGAATACAAGCGAAACTGGGAAACTTTCAAAACACCAGGAGAAAAGGATAGGAAAGAATTACGATGGGGTATAAGG GAACAAATGCTTTATAAAAGTCAACTACCTCAG AAACCTCAACATATTTATGTTCCCAATAACTACATTGTACCAACGGACAAGAAAAGATCTGCATTACGATGGCAGATTAGACACGAGTTGGCAAATGGAACCGTTCCCCAGAAGTTTTTCTGCTCCTTGTAG
- the hyls1 gene encoding centriolar and ciliogenesis-associated protein HYLS1 isoform X1 has protein sequence MTVLMGILMSTISTGGYPNKVTRHQSFVALIMAALNFTDQDIQEQLNLLGYHNVPQHQLREFRKDLEELIKHEYSKSQGSSNASSESCVSQMRNSSLEQPILATQCTSQQDFSSEKENLLSYKRDIFHGYPSKFHQSDSYSRYTVAPNLCRSTSAPSKLIIQKSPDQESNSSQMQSENSRTSSPETLPESNRRPNIKRKVLRKKNGQFHVYDESTITETESDAGSEFGQNRFQPLSNIAESDTESEEFSSVLGRRPNSAQPFFTKDLWTQKLIGGEGYSCLSNAPKSFIRPIMDHPHTRNLKKTDPVAKYFEYKRNWETFKTPGEKDRKELRWGIREQMLYKSQLPQKPQHIYVPNNYIVPTDKKRSALRWQIRHELANGTVPQKFFCSL, from the exons ATGACGGTACTGATGGG AATCTtgatgtccacaatcagcacTGGCGGCTATCCAAACAAAGTCACGAGACATCAAAGTTTTGTTGCTCTAA TAATGGCTGCACTTAACTTCACTGATCAAGATATTCAAGAGCAGTTGAATTTGTTGGGCTATCACAATGTCCCACAACATCAACTTCGAGAGTTCAGGAAAG ATCTGGAAGAACTGATCAAACATGAGTATTCAAAGTCTCAAGGCTCCAGTAATGccagttcagaatcatgtg TTTCACAGATGAGAAATAGTTCCTTGGAACAGCCCATTTTAGCCACCCAGTGTACATCGCAACAAGATTTCAGCTCTGAAAAAGAGAATCTG CTTTCATATAAAAGGGATATTTTCCATGGTTACCCTTCAAAATTTCATCAGAGCGACTCATACAGCCGGTATACAGTTGCCCCGAATCTGTGCAGAAGCACATCAGCACCATCTAAGTTAATTATTCAGAAAAGCCCAGATCAGGAGAGTAACAGCAGTCAGATGCAATCTGAGAACAGCAGGACAAGCAGCCCTGAAACACTCCCTGAAAGCAACAGAAGACCTAATATTAAGAGAAAAGTATTGCG GAAGAAGAATGGACAGTTTCATGTTTATGATGAGTCGACAATCACTGAAACAGAGTCTG ATGCAGGCAGTGAATTTGGACAGAACAGATTTCAGCCCCTCAGCAATATAGCAGAGTCTGACACAGAAAGTGAAGAATTCAGCAGCGTGCTTGGAAGGCGACCAAATTCTGCCCAGCCCTTCTTCACAAAAGATCTG TGGACCCAAAAACTTATAGGAGGTGAAGGCTACAGTTGTCTCTCGAATGCACCAAAGTCAT TTATAAGACCAATAATGGACCATCCTCACACAAGAAACTTAAAGAAAACTGATCCTGTAGCAAA ATATTTTGAATACAAGCGAAACTGGGAAACTTTCAAAACACCAGGAGAAAAGGATAGGAAAGAATTACGATGGGGTATAAGG GAACAAATGCTTTATAAAAGTCAACTACCTCAG AAACCTCAACATATTTATGTTCCCAATAACTACATTGTACCAACGGACAAGAAAAGATCTGCATTACGATGGCAGATTAGACACGAGTTGGCAAATGGAACCGTTCCCCAGAAGTTTTTCTGCTCCTTGTAG
- the hyls1 gene encoding centriolar and ciliogenesis-associated protein HYLS1 isoform X3, translating into MAALNFTDQDIQEQLNLLGYHNVPQHQLREFRKDLEELIKHEYSKSQGSSNASSESCVSQMRNSSLEQPILATQCTSQQDFSSEKENLLSYKRDIFHGYPSKFHQSDSYSRYTVAPNLCRSTSAPSKLIIQKSPDQESNSSQMQSENSRTSSPETLPESNRRPNIKRKVLRKKNGQFHVYDESTITETESDAGSEFGQNRFQPLSNIAESDTESEEFSSVLGRRPNSAQPFFTKDLWTQKLIGGEGYSCLSNAPKSFIRPIMDHPHTRNLKKTDPVAKYFEYKRNWETFKTPGEKDRKELRWGIREQMLYKSQLPQKPQHIYVPNNYIVPTDKKRSALRWQIRHELANGTVPQKFFCSL; encoded by the exons ATGGCTGCACTTAACTTCACTGATCAAGATATTCAAGAGCAGTTGAATTTGTTGGGCTATCACAATGTCCCACAACATCAACTTCGAGAGTTCAGGAAAG ATCTGGAAGAACTGATCAAACATGAGTATTCAAAGTCTCAAGGCTCCAGTAATGccagttcagaatcatgtg TTTCACAGATGAGAAATAGTTCCTTGGAACAGCCCATTTTAGCCACCCAGTGTACATCGCAACAAGATTTCAGCTCTGAAAAAGAGAATCTG CTTTCATATAAAAGGGATATTTTCCATGGTTACCCTTCAAAATTTCATCAGAGCGACTCATACAGCCGGTATACAGTTGCCCCGAATCTGTGCAGAAGCACATCAGCACCATCTAAGTTAATTATTCAGAAAAGCCCAGATCAGGAGAGTAACAGCAGTCAGATGCAATCTGAGAACAGCAGGACAAGCAGCCCTGAAACACTCCCTGAAAGCAACAGAAGACCTAATATTAAGAGAAAAGTATTGCG GAAGAAGAATGGACAGTTTCATGTTTATGATGAGTCGACAATCACTGAAACAGAGTCTG ATGCAGGCAGTGAATTTGGACAGAACAGATTTCAGCCCCTCAGCAATATAGCAGAGTCTGACACAGAAAGTGAAGAATTCAGCAGCGTGCTTGGAAGGCGACCAAATTCTGCCCAGCCCTTCTTCACAAAAGATCTG TGGACCCAAAAACTTATAGGAGGTGAAGGCTACAGTTGTCTCTCGAATGCACCAAAGTCAT TTATAAGACCAATAATGGACCATCCTCACACAAGAAACTTAAAGAAAACTGATCCTGTAGCAAA ATATTTTGAATACAAGCGAAACTGGGAAACTTTCAAAACACCAGGAGAAAAGGATAGGAAAGAATTACGATGGGGTATAAGG GAACAAATGCTTTATAAAAGTCAACTACCTCAG AAACCTCAACATATTTATGTTCCCAATAACTACATTGTACCAACGGACAAGAAAAGATCTGCATTACGATGGCAGATTAGACACGAGTTGGCAAATGGAACCGTTCCCCAGAAGTTTTTCTGCTCCTTGTAG